One genomic window of Lepeophtheirus salmonis chromosome 5, UVic_Lsal_1.4, whole genome shotgun sequence includes the following:
- the LOC121118014 gene encoding ubiquitin carboxyl-terminal hydrolase 37 isoform X1: MLGKCDEGSFGMKESVRNSSPGILRRVLESPQSIKENDENNSPKKAEIVVESPESQCKEINGNKQLFHSTSSFYESPSKSRFKTYPRRCRSSPLGAHNTPSKPYATSKSLYYSSPERTDSKKNNILASHRIGFPNIYQTCYLNAILQCLLSQPSFVQGLLDIKSTYSGRVPALLKSFCALAEAKECGNQSLVSKEILKLKNILSNLDSTFKGNSMHDADEFLLKFCDTLREQCKSLQASDPITENIEYEVETIVTCSSCGLQSSMTSKNLICTLSSPVDDNKRTSIGGLLENTFSASKIDQWSCEKCGIRNGSAILTSSFKTLPRVLILHVPRSNYDSHSDVKNHKIQNAISIFENLNLSSLTIKDVVFPEKKSYIFQNDELWSDDDEEEITSSNLLGTPEKLRNLSKEQIGKLNEEDSLALAIRYSLKEAGSPKEGSFNAPLDPSPNEDMRFCETCDLDTKKSINISYQLASIVSHLGSSASSGHYIADVFRFDRKAWFRYNDMNVFRRNFDSVKSDENMRNGYLFIYTHCQLLSDL, from the exons ATGTTAGGGAAATGTGATGAAGGGAGCTTCGGAATGAAGGAAAGTGTTCGGAATTCATCGCCGGGAATCCTCCGTAGAGTCCTCGAAAGCCCTCAGTCTATCaaggaaaatgatgaaaataattctCCCAAAAAAGCAGAAATTGTTGTTGAGTCGCCCGAGAGTCAATGCAAGGAAATCAATGGAAATAAACAACTATTTCATTCCACCTCTTCCTTTTACGAATCTCCGAGTAAAT CTCGATTTAAAACATATCCTCGAAGATGTCGTAGTTCTCCTCTTGGAGCTCACAACACGCCTTCTAAGCCCTATGCCACATCCAAAAGCCTCTATTACTCTTCTCCAGAAAGAACTGActctaaaaagaataatattttagccTCTCATCGCATTGGATTTCCCAACATTTATCAGACCTGCTATTTAAATGCTATATTGCAATGTTTGTTGTCGCAGCCCAGCTTTGTACAAGGTCTACTCGACATCAAATCTACGTATAGTGGGAGAGTTCCTGCTCTCCTAAAGAGTTTTTGTGCTCTTGCTGAGGCCAAAGAATGTGGAAATCAGTCATTAGTGTCCAAAGAGATCCTCAAGTTGAAAAATATCCTTTCTAATCTTGATTCCACATTTAAAG GAAACTCCATGCACGACGCCGACGAGTTTCTACTCAAGTTTTGTGACACTCTTCGTGAACAATGTAAGTCTCTTCAAGCTTCGGATCCCATTACGGAAAATATTGAGTATGAAGTTGAGACCATTGTTACTTGCTCCTCTTGTGGTCTACAGAGCTCCATGacttcgaaaaatttaatatgtaccCTAAGTTCTCCAGTGGATGATAACAAACGGACTTCTATCGGCGgacttttagaaaatacattttctgcTAGTAAGATTGATCAATGGTCATGCGAAAAATGTGGAATTAGAAATGGATCTGCCATTCTCACTAGCTCTTTTAAAACCCTACCTCGCGTTCTTATTCTTCACGTTCCACGCTCAAATTACGACTCTCACAGTGATGTCAAGAATCATAAGATACAAAATGCAATTAGCATTTTTGAGAACTTGAACTTATCTTCACTCACAATTAAAGACGTCGTTTTTCCTGAGAAGAAGAGTTATATCTTTCAAAATGATGAACTATGGTCTGATGATGATGAAGAGGAAATCACGAGTTCAAACCTTCTAGGTACTCCTGAAAAGTTGAGAAATCTATCCAAGGAGCAAATTGGCAAGTTAAATGAAGAGGACTCACTTGCTCTTGCCATACGATATTCCTTGAAAGAGGCTGGTTCCCCTAAAGAGGGTTCATTTAATGCCCCTTTGGATCCAAGTCCGAATGAGGATATGCGCTTTTGTGAAACCTGTGATTTAGACACTAAGAAatccataaatatatcttatcaATTAGCTTCTATAGTCAGCCATTTAGGAAGTAGCGCTTCTTCAGGCCATTATATTGCTGATGTatttag GTTCGATAGAAAGGCATGGTTTCGCTATAACGATATGAATGTATTTAGACGGAACTTCGATAGTGTAAAAAGCGACGAAAACATGAGAAATGGTTACTTGTTCATCTATACTCATTGCCAACTCCTATCAGACTTATag
- the LOC121118014 gene encoding ubiquitin carboxyl-terminal hydrolase 37 isoform X2, with protein sequence MKESVRNSSPGILRRVLESPQSIKENDENNSPKKAEIVVESPESQCKEINGNKQLFHSTSSFYESPSKSRFKTYPRRCRSSPLGAHNTPSKPYATSKSLYYSSPERTDSKKNNILASHRIGFPNIYQTCYLNAILQCLLSQPSFVQGLLDIKSTYSGRVPALLKSFCALAEAKECGNQSLVSKEILKLKNILSNLDSTFKGNSMHDADEFLLKFCDTLREQCKSLQASDPITENIEYEVETIVTCSSCGLQSSMTSKNLICTLSSPVDDNKRTSIGGLLENTFSASKIDQWSCEKCGIRNGSAILTSSFKTLPRVLILHVPRSNYDSHSDVKNHKIQNAISIFENLNLSSLTIKDVVFPEKKSYIFQNDELWSDDDEEEITSSNLLGTPEKLRNLSKEQIGKLNEEDSLALAIRYSLKEAGSPKEGSFNAPLDPSPNEDMRFCETCDLDTKKSINISYQLASIVSHLGSSASSGHYIADVFRFDRKAWFRYNDMNVFRRNFDSVKSDENMRNGYLFIYTHCQLLSDL encoded by the exons ATGAAGGAAAGTGTTCGGAATTCATCGCCGGGAATCCTCCGTAGAGTCCTCGAAAGCCCTCAGTCTATCaaggaaaatgatgaaaataattctCCCAAAAAAGCAGAAATTGTTGTTGAGTCGCCCGAGAGTCAATGCAAGGAAATCAATGGAAATAAACAACTATTTCATTCCACCTCTTCCTTTTACGAATCTCCGAGTAAAT CTCGATTTAAAACATATCCTCGAAGATGTCGTAGTTCTCCTCTTGGAGCTCACAACACGCCTTCTAAGCCCTATGCCACATCCAAAAGCCTCTATTACTCTTCTCCAGAAAGAACTGActctaaaaagaataatattttagccTCTCATCGCATTGGATTTCCCAACATTTATCAGACCTGCTATTTAAATGCTATATTGCAATGTTTGTTGTCGCAGCCCAGCTTTGTACAAGGTCTACTCGACATCAAATCTACGTATAGTGGGAGAGTTCCTGCTCTCCTAAAGAGTTTTTGTGCTCTTGCTGAGGCCAAAGAATGTGGAAATCAGTCATTAGTGTCCAAAGAGATCCTCAAGTTGAAAAATATCCTTTCTAATCTTGATTCCACATTTAAAG GAAACTCCATGCACGACGCCGACGAGTTTCTACTCAAGTTTTGTGACACTCTTCGTGAACAATGTAAGTCTCTTCAAGCTTCGGATCCCATTACGGAAAATATTGAGTATGAAGTTGAGACCATTGTTACTTGCTCCTCTTGTGGTCTACAGAGCTCCATGacttcgaaaaatttaatatgtaccCTAAGTTCTCCAGTGGATGATAACAAACGGACTTCTATCGGCGgacttttagaaaatacattttctgcTAGTAAGATTGATCAATGGTCATGCGAAAAATGTGGAATTAGAAATGGATCTGCCATTCTCACTAGCTCTTTTAAAACCCTACCTCGCGTTCTTATTCTTCACGTTCCACGCTCAAATTACGACTCTCACAGTGATGTCAAGAATCATAAGATACAAAATGCAATTAGCATTTTTGAGAACTTGAACTTATCTTCACTCACAATTAAAGACGTCGTTTTTCCTGAGAAGAAGAGTTATATCTTTCAAAATGATGAACTATGGTCTGATGATGATGAAGAGGAAATCACGAGTTCAAACCTTCTAGGTACTCCTGAAAAGTTGAGAAATCTATCCAAGGAGCAAATTGGCAAGTTAAATGAAGAGGACTCACTTGCTCTTGCCATACGATATTCCTTGAAAGAGGCTGGTTCCCCTAAAGAGGGTTCATTTAATGCCCCTTTGGATCCAAGTCCGAATGAGGATATGCGCTTTTGTGAAACCTGTGATTTAGACACTAAGAAatccataaatatatcttatcaATTAGCTTCTATAGTCAGCCATTTAGGAAGTAGCGCTTCTTCAGGCCATTATATTGCTGATGTatttag GTTCGATAGAAAGGCATGGTTTCGCTATAACGATATGAATGTATTTAGACGGAACTTCGATAGTGTAAAAAGCGACGAAAACATGAGAAATGGTTACTTGTTCATCTATACTCATTGCCAACTCCTATCAGACTTATag
- the LOC121117610 gene encoding pyruvate dehydrogenase (acetyl-transferring) kinase, mitochondrial-like yields the protein MYGTRILIRGKRTLSYSRSSTLSDVHIKNIEKYSRYRPTPLTIQRFLDFGRNFTPESSYKFLQLELPVRLAGILKELAFLPAELQSLPHCQEIHSQYVSSLDDILRFEKQPPEKIEDFTETLKQVYRRHADTVTTMAHAVLTVKESYLSSSAAVTKLPKFERNIQYFLDRLYMSRISTRMLINQHVLFCARDKNPISDTELVGTIDPCCNILEVLDQAYKNSRFLCEQYYMNAPEMQVHTQNILQPDQDGKIEIVYVPSHLYHILFELIKNAMRATVEHSEGNDTYDLPPLIATVVRSKEDITIKLSDRGGGIPRRLRDKIFHYLYTTANNPVLTSSSQDAVASQQPEMGTGVPLAGYGYGLPLSRLYARYFAGDLQIYSCDGYGTDALVYLQTESDLAKENLPIYHEAGSRKIYEAHLTPNDWTVERP from the coding sequence ATGTACGGAACACGAATCCTTATTCGTGGTAAAAGGACGCTCTCTTACTCGCGAAGCTCTACTCTATCGGATGTTCacatcaaaaatatagaaaagtatTCCAGATATCGTCCCACACCCCTTACCATTCAGCGTTTCCTTGATTTTGGCCGTAATTTCACACCGGAATcgtcttataaatttttacaattagagcTTCCCGTCCGTCTTGCCGGAATACTAAAGGAATTGGCATTTCTACCCGCTGAGTTACAATCTTTACCTCATTGTCAAGAAATTCATTCTCAGTATGTGTCCAGTTTGGATGACATCCTCAGGTTTGAGAAACAACCTCCTgaaaaaattgaggattttaCTGAGACTCTCAAACAAGTCTATCGTCGACATGCGGATACGGTGACAACGATGGCTCATGCTGTGCTCACTGTAAAGGAATCCTATCTCTCATCAAGTGCTGCAGTTACAAAACTTCCCaagtttgaaagaaatattcaatatttcttaGATCGCTTGTACATGAGCAGAATTTCTACTCGAATGCTTATTAATCAACATGTTCTCTTTTGTGCAAGGGACAAAAATCCTATCTCGGATACAGAACTTGTTGGAACGATAGATCCATGCTGTAATATACTGGAAGTATTAGATCAAGCCTATAAAAATTCACGTTTCCTATGTGaacaatattatatgaatgCACCCGAAATGCAAGTCCACACCCAGAATATTCTTCAACCAGATCAAGATGGAAAGATCGAAATTGTATATGTCCCTTCTCATCTCTATCACatcttatttgaattaattaaaaatgcaatgAGAGCCACAGTTGAGCATTCAGAAGGCAATGATACATATGACTTACCTCCTCTAATAGCTACTGTAGTTCGAAGTAAGGAAGACATTaccatcaagctttcagataGAGGGGGTGGAATTCCACGCCGTCTCAGAgataaaatttttcattatttatacacTACAGCTAATAACCCTGTTTTAACGTCCTCTTCACAAGATGCCGTAGCTTCACAACAACCTGAGATGGGCACTGGAGTACCATTAGCAGGCTATGGTTATGGTCTTCCACTCTCAAGATTGTATGCACGTTATTTTGCAGGCGATCTCCAAATTTATTCGTGTGATGGATATGGGACAGATGCTCTTGTTTATCTTCAGACTGAATCAGATCTAGCTAAAGAAAATCTACCCATCTACCATGAAGCAGGATcgagaaaaatatatgaagcgCACCTCACACCTAATGACTGGACTGTTGAGAGACCCTAA
- the LOC121118017 gene encoding erythroid differentiation-related factor 1 translates to MEISWSSSDSDRGQDLRNEDSVGGAEDKEERPISAPTSTATQTSETCSSNMSQSQYPVIPFNRLSISTNLGPSSRQKEFKFNLPQHPGFTSFAISSAFPDFVHSVDVISDAENIKKLLKIPFADPSTTVSMVVHRIGKSLLIDDLDIAKYLLLTQDPDWKWLKKVLLSAMKPEALQRNTSETPLERNLLLQFLSQSLSTNALLPCSKPLTDTGRTVDAHKVLPPLPEPSVEEQVPRRNPFARNIVWNFEDIRMLIGSDMPIFGDAEHPCVSLRLRNAKNPINILTGLDYWLDNLMCQVPEVLMCFHVDGIVQRYELYKTEDLPSLGGCKFSPTVVRDVARNILSFLRSNATQEGHTYWLFKAQNEDVVKLYDLTSLGEDFKAKMFMNSGENQESHKESDILRNAQEENGNNPFKTAVSMLLYKVARNLMQSDQRKFEMSTVRRLLKNCLALLDSKKYPQIATSAHYMLSDLLVPDEINPAYPDFPVFEIDTHESDEKERRFVSDIDIRTLMQSNNNPSLTDSKSSSSKIKAIPNENIKPDGHETVARCKKSLIHVVEGFKYLDVIISQEENKNGIKSSNEENPKMCNPNEVIPMPYNSKTDDYDKSENNTKSMKIQIYVKNEEQPPVWHEHFKTILFKKSFLVYVTLAELNFSEGRYGSVLKGIKRALEIGKILKSSTHSNFNSDPNIAFSSFAWGVAGDSYMSMVKQWSDLVGYHEQYNSNNEADHCLSERIESEHREWIVKFPIDMEEAMLLAAQCFKKAEEILRDKESYMDDYLSILKRLGNVENEVGVFYMNHASNLCQNSTSSLEPHIKELFSKSLLHLEEGIIYFEKVKDSSNISLLNSNIGRLCRLYAYYGGCGNIDDRTEFSDFEFEQYSKAIEHYEIALKTVGNRKNNPLIWDSISWDLSSTLFTVGSLLQDFAPLSTKPKSEVEKLISDYFVRALKYCDLENKGPKLPIYQHEAGRIHHRLASMYHKSYRGDYVVENETRRHHLKQLAELHYSKAENLFLILEDQVEYLKIMAERIGLIEFQMESTTTLPKLKVVKQIFDVLFRSIVMFENLKAEEVEVLDKEKLKIIKILVQRLQHALLSLNKILLGKKNSKHRDNTWCKLLYSKSLKLNVESEEFNKCLASFLTELKSVTSDHM, encoded by the coding sequence ATGGAAATCTCTTGGAGTTCTAGTGATAGCGACAGAGGTCAGGATCTCCGAAATGAAGATTCCGTCGGAGGGGCAGAAGACAAGGAGGAAAGACCTATTAGTGCTCCAACGTCCACAGCAACTCAAACAAGTGAGACTTGCAGCTCGAACATGAGTCAAAGCCAGTATCCAGTCATACCTTTTAACCGCCTTTCCATTTCCACGAATCTGGGCCCTTCTTCTCGTCAAAAGgaatttaagtttaatttaccTCAGCATCCAGGATTTACCTCATTTGCCATTTCTTCCGCCTTCCCGGATTTTGTACATTCAGTGGACGTCATTTCAGATGctgaaaatattaagaaactCCTCAAAATCCCCTTTGCCGATCCCTCAACCACTGTCTCCATGGTGGTACATCGCATTGGAAAATCTCTGCTCATTGATGATTTAGATATTGCTAAATATTTGTTACTTACTCAGGATCCAGATTGGAAATGGTTAAAAAAGGTCCTACTAAGTGCAATGAAACCTGAAGCGCTTCAAAGGAATACTTCAGAAACACCTCTTGAGCGAAATCTTTTGTTACAATTCCTCTCACAGTCCTTGAGCACAAACGCACTTTTACCATGTTCAAAGCCCCTCACGGATACGGGTAGAACAGTGGATGCTCATAAAGTACTTCCTCCACTGCCTGAGCCCTCTGTGGAAGAACAAGTTCCAAGAAGAAATCCCTTTGCAAGGAATATTGTTTGGAATTTTGAGGATATCCGTATGTTAATCGGCTCAGACATGCCCATTTTTGGAGATGCAGAACATCCTTGTGTATCGTTGCGTTTACGGAATGCAAAAAATCCTATTAATATACTTACTGGATTGGATTATTGGTTGGATAATCTGATGTGTCAAGTACCAGAGGTACTGATGTGTTTTCATGTTGATGGTATTGTACAAAGATATGAATTATACAAAACAGAAGACTTACCTTCCTTAGGAGGTTGTAAGTTTAGTCCGACAGTTGTAAGAGATGTGGCTCGGAACATATTGTCATTTCTAAGATCCAATGCGACTCAAGAAGGCCATACTTATTGGCTATTTAAAGCTCAAAATGAGGATGTAGTTAAGTTATATGATTTAACATCACTTGGGGAAGATTTTAAAGCCAAAATGTTTATGAATAGTGGGGAAAATCAGGAATCGCATAAGGAATCTGATATTTTGAGAAATGCTCAAGAAGAAAATGGAAATAACCCTTTTAAAACAGCAGTTTCAATGCTTTTGTATAAAGTAGCTCGCAATTTAATGCAAAGTGATCAACGCAAATTCGAAATGAGCACTGTGCGTCGACTTCTTAAAAACTGTTTGGCTCTTcttgattccaaaaaatatccaCAAATTGCAACATCTGCTCATTACATGCTCTCTGACTTACTCGTACCAGATGAAATCAATCCTGCCTACCCAGACTTTCcagtttttgaaattgatacCCATGAGTCGGATGAAAAGGAACGAAGATTCGTAAGTGATATTGATATTAGAACTTTAATGCAGTCAAACAATAATCCATCCTTGACGGACTCAAAGTCTTCCTCCTCAAAGATAAAAGCTAttccaaatgaaaatattaaacctGATGGTCATGAGACAGTTGCTCGTTGCAAGAAGAGTTTGATTCATGTCGTAGAAGGTTTCAAATATTTAGATGTGATCATAAgtcaagaagaaaataaaaatggcatCAAATCCAGTAATGAAGAGAATCCCAAAATGTGTAATCCTAATGAAGTTATTCCAATGCCCTATAATAGTAAGACTGATGACTATGATAAGTCTGAAAATAACACTAAATCCATGAAAATTCAAATCTACGTGAAGAATGAAGAGCAACCACCGGTTTGGCATGAACACTTCAAAACAATTCTCTTTAAAAAGTCTTTTCTGGTCTACGTCACTTTAGCAGAGTTGAATTTCTCTGAAGGGAGATACGGAAGTGTGCTAAAGGGAATCAAAAGGGCTCTGGAAATAGGAAAGATATTGAAAAGTTCAACccattcaaattttaactctGATCCAAATATAGCTTTTTCGTCTTTCGCATGGGGAGTGGCTGGAGATTCTTATATGTCAATGGTGAAGCAATGGAGTGACCTCGTGGGCTATCATGAACAATATAATTCCAATAATGAAGCAGATCATTGCCTTTCGGAAAGGATTGAGAGTGAACATAGAGAATGGATTGTCAAATTTCCTATCGATATGGAAGAAGCCATGCTTCTTGCAGCTCAGTGCTTTAAGAAGGCAGAGGAAATTTTAAGGGACAAAGAATCATATATGGACGATTACCTTAGTATTTTGAAGCGTTTGGGTAATGTGGAAAATGAGGTGGGCGTATTTTACATGAATCATGCTTCGAATTTATGCCAAAACTCAACGTCTTCATTGGAACCTCATATAAAAGAGCTATTCAGCAAAAGTCTCTTGCATTTGGAAGAGGGAATTATCTACTTTGAGAAAGTAAAGGATTCTTCTAACATATCTCTCTTAAACTCAAACATTGGACGTCTTTGCCGTCTCTATGCGTACTATGGAGGCTGTGGAAATATTGACGATAGAACTGAGTTTAGTGACTTTGAGTTTGAACAATATTCTAAAGCTATTGAGCATTACGAAATAGCTCTCAAAACTGTTGGTAATCGAAAGAATAATCCTTTGATATGGGATTCCATATCATGGGATTTATCTAGTACACTTTTCACCGTCGGAAGCTTGCTTCAAGATTTTGCTCCATTATCGACTAAACCTAAAAGTGAggtggaaaaattaatttctgacTATTTTGTAAGAGCTCTTAAATACtgtgatttggaaaataaaggtCCAAAACTTCCAATATATCAACATGAAGCCGGGAGAATTCATCATCGACTTGCATCAATGTATCACAAAAGCTATAGAGGTGATTATGTCGTTGAAAATGAAACACGACGTCATCATTTAAAACAACTTGCTGAGTTGCATTACTCAAAAGCCGAGAATCTCTTTCTCATTCTTGAAGATCAAGTTGAATATCTCAAAATCATGGCTGAAAGAATTGGGCTGATTGAGTTTCAAATGGAGTCCACAACTACATtacccaaattaaaagtagtgaaacaaatatttgatgTGCTGTTTCGTTCGATTGTAATGTTCGAAAATTTGAAGGCAGAAGAAGTTGAGGTCTTGGATAAAGAAAagctcaaaataattaaaatattagtccAAAGGCTTCAACATGCTCTTCTCTCTCTAAATAAAATCCTTCTGGGGAAAAAGAATTCCAAACATAGAGACAACACCTGGTGCAAACTTTTGTATTCTAAATCTCTTAAATTAAATGTGGAAAGTGAGGAATTCAATAAATGTCTTGCTTCATTTTTGACGGAATTAAAGTCTGTAACCTCTGATCATATGTAG
- the CNPYb gene encoding protein canopy 4, with translation MRVPLICIIGLLSLVHCDQFDEEQYGVKYANDCEVCKIVSNEFTEYLSESASKFETLETGYSVEKKRKKTKYIKSELRLIETMEGLCERLMKYNIHKERTDWTRFARGTSQTFQALEGLVAKGVKVDLGIPYELWKNPSAEISNLKTQCESLVEKHDEDIEDWYFKHQENASLESYLCEKRFLKSKDRSCLKIALNKKGDDGKTEL, from the exons ATGAGAGTGCCTCTAATCTGTATAATAGGACTACTAAGCCTTGTTCACTGTGACCAATTTGACGAGGAGCAATACGGTGTAAAGTATGCAAATGATTGTGAAGTATGTAAAATTGTATCGAATGAGTTTACAGAATATCTTTCAGAGTCAGCATCTAAATTCGAGACCCTGGAGACGGG CTATAGTgtggaaaagaaaaggaaaaagactaaatatataaagtctGAGCTGAGACTTATAGAAACAATGGAGGGGCTTTGTGAAAGACTTATGAAATACAACATTCACAAGGAAAGAACGGACTGGACTAGATTTGCAAGAGGTACATCACAAACGTTTCAAGCCTTAGAGGGGTTAGTAGCCAAGGGTGTCAAAGTGGATCTCGGCATTCCTTATGAACTTTGGAAAAACCCTTCAGCGGAAATTTCAAACCTTAAGACTCAATGTGAATCCTTGGTGGAAAAACACGATGAGGACATAGAGGATTGGTATTTCAAGCATCAAGAAAACGCCTCCCTAGAAAGTTATTTGTGTGAAAAAAGATTTCTTAAATCCAAGGATAGATCTTGCCTCAAGATTGCTTTGAACAAAAAGGGCGATGATGGAAAAACTGAACTATGA
- the Vha55 gene encoding V-type proton ATPase subunit B, with amino-acid sequence MIEIRQSKIEEIMAVTRDYIAQPRITYRTVSGVNGPLVILEDVKFPKFAEIVNLKLPDGSHRAGQVLEVSGSKAVVQVFEGTSGIDARKTTCEFTGDILRTPVSEDMLGRVFNGSGKPIDKGPNVMAEDYLDIQGQPINPYSRIYPEEMVQTGISAIDVMNSIARGQKIPIFSANGLPHNEIAAQICRQGSLVRLPGKSVLDDHQDNFAIVFAAMGVNMEAARFFKQDFEENGSMENVCLFLNLANDPTIERIITPRLALTTAEFLAYQCEKHMLVILTDMSSYAEALREVSAAREEVPGRRGFPGYMYTDLATIYERAGRVEGRNGSITQIPILTMPNDDITHPIPDLTGYITEGQIYVDRQMHNRQIYPPINVLPSLSRLMKSAIGEGMTRKDHSDVSNQLYACYAIGKDVQAMKAVVGEEALTPDDLLYLEFLTKFEKNFIAQGNYENRTVFESLDIGWQLLRIFPKEMLKRIPASTLAEFYPRDSRH; translated from the exons ATGATTGAAATTCGACAAAGTAAAATCGAGGAAATAATGGCTGTGACGCGGGATTACATCGCCCAACCGCGGATCACCTACAGAACTGTTTCGGGCGTCAATGGACCCCTCGTCATTCTTGAAGATGTCAAATTCCCCAAATTCGCGGAAATCGTGAACCTTAAGCTGCCCGACGGGTCTCACAGAGCTGGACAAGTGCTTGAAGTATCTGGCTCCAAAGCCGTTGTTCAGGTGTTTGAGGGAACATCAGGGATTGATGCTAGAAAAACTACTTGTGAGTTCACTGGAGATATTTTGAGAACTCCCGTTTCTGAGGATATGTTGGGACGAGTCTTTAACGGGTCTGGAAAGCCCATTGATaaag GACCTAATGTGATGGCGGAAGATTATCTGGATATACAAGGACAGCCCATTAACCCATATAGTCGTATTTACCCTGAGGAAATGGTACAAACTGGAATTTCTGCCATTGATGTTATGAACTCTATTGCTCGAGGACAAAAAATCCCAATCTTTTCTGCAAATGGTTTGCCTCACAATGAAATTGCTGCACAAATTTGTAGACAAGGATCTCTCGTAAGGCTTCCAGGAAAGTCTGTTTTAGATGATCATCAAGATAACTTTGCAATCGTTTTTGCAGCCATGGGAGTAAATATGGAAGCTGCAAG ATTTTTCAAGCAAGATTTCGAAGAAAATGGTTCAATGGAAAACGTTTGCTTATTTTTAAACTTGGCTAATGATCCTACTATAGAGCGTATCATTACTCCTCGATTAGCCCTCACTACTGCTGAATTTTTAGCCTATCAATGTGAAAAGCATATGTTGGTCATTTTAACTGATATGTCATCATATGCTGAAGCTCTTCGTGAAGTTTCTGCTGCTCGTGAAGAAGTACCCGGACGTCGAGGCTTTCCAGGATACATGTACACAGATTTGGCTACAATATATGAACGAGCTGGTCGTGTTGAAGGCCGTAACGGCTCAATCACTCAAATTCCTATTTTAACTATGCCCAACGATGATATTACTCATCCCATTCCTGATTTAACTGGATATATTACAGAAGGGCAGATTTATGTTGATAGACAAATGCATAATAGACAAATTTATCCTCCAATTAACGTACTTCCATCTCTCAGTCGATTAATGAAGTCTGCTATTGGAGAAGGAATGACAAGAAAAGATCATTCCGATGTCTCTAATCAATTGTATGCCTGTTATGCTATCGGAAAAGACGTTCAAGCAATGAAGGCTGTTGTAGGAGAGGAAGCTCTTACTCCCGATGACCTCTTATATCTTGAATTCCTTACGAAATTTGAGAAAAACTTCATCGCTCAAGGAAACTACGAAAACCGAACGGTTTTTGAATCTCTAGATATTGGATGGCAACTTCTGCGTATCTTCCCCAAAGAGATGTTGAAGCGTATTCCAGCTTCAACTCTGGCTGAGTTCTATCCAAGGGATTCAAggcattaa